The Syntrophaceae bacterium genomic interval GGGTGTACATGGACACGGAGAAACTCAAGGCGTGGCCCCAGATCGATTCCTGGTATTTCAAGCGGGTCCCCAAAAGGGAACAGGACTCGGAGGCGCTTCTCAACGAGATCCGGGAGGCCGCGACCTCGATCCTGAGTCTGCAGCGCGTCTTTGTAAAACCAGAATTTCTCGAGAAGCGACGCCTGGGGCCGACGGCTGTCTGCCCGTCCTGCGGGGAGGCATACCCTCTCCGGGACGGTGCTTCCTGCCTGGCCTGCCAGGGCCGATCCCCCTACACCCGGAAAGGAGGACCGACATCATGAAGATCCGTCACAAGATCTGGCTGGAAAGCGACGGCAAGGTCATCTTCGGCCACGGCCGCCAGGAGCTGTTCCGGGCCGTGGAGGCCTGCGGCAGTCTGAATGCGGCGGCGAAGAAGCTCGGGATGTCCTATCGGGCCGCCTGGGGCCGGGTGCGGGCGTCGGAACAGAGGCTGGGAATTTCCCTGATCGAAAAAGGATCTCATGAAAAGGGCGGCCACCTGACGGAGGAGGCGAAGCACCTTCTGAAACAGTTCGAGGAACTGGAAGCTCGAATCAACGCCTGCATCCGCGCAACGGAAGAGTGGTTCGACAAGCAGCGTTATGTAAAGAAATAGGAATCTCGTCCAACCCCATCCTCGTAGCACGAATTCAACAGAGGTAATATTACACCCTTTTTGGCAACTTCTCCTTGACATTATGCCACGCCTGGCATAATGCCATCGGCGGCATATATGCTATCCAAGACATAGCGAGATCGCCGGGAATCTTTCCAGACCCCGTTCCGGGGCGGATATTCCGATACATGCTGAAAGGGGGAAGTATGGCACACCAGAAAAGCGCACAATACGGTCGAGTGGTGCGGAAGCAGTACCGCGAACTCATGGACCGCTGCAAGCTCCATCTGGATCAGATGGACAGCGAACTGCCGCCGCCGGTGGAGGACTTTCAGGATGTCCTGAAGGACCGCGGCGTCAGCCGGCGGGATTTTCTCAAGTGGACGTCGATCATGACAGGCGCCCTGATGCTCCCGCCCATCTTCAAGCCCATGGTGGCCCGGGCGGCGGAGCAATTCAGCCGGGTCCCCGTCGTCTGGCTCCACATGGCCGAGTGCACAGGCTGCAGCGAAGCCCTTCTTCGAACCTCCTATCCCAACATCGACGACATCCTTCTCGACACCATTTCCCTGGAATATCATGAGACCCTGATGGCCGCCGCAGGCGACCAGGCCGAGCAGTGCCTCGAGAAGGCCCTCCATGATTTTCCCGGTAAGTTCGTCTGCGTCGTGGAGGGGGCCATCCCGCTGGCGATGGGCGGCAAATATCTGACCCTGGGGCCGAAAGGCAAAACGGGTCTCCAGCTGGCCAAGGAAGTGACCTCCAAGGCGGCCATGACGATCTGCATCGGCAGCTGCTCCGCCTTCGGCAACATCCAGGCCGCGAAGCCGAATCCGACCGATGCGGCCAGCGTCGGGCGGGCCCTGGGAATCGAGACGGTGAACATTGCCGGCTGCCCCCCCAATCCGAACAACTTCGTCGGCACGATCCTCCACTATCTGATGTTTGGCGGACTGCCGGCTCTGGACGGCCTCGGACGGCCTGTCTGGGCCTACGGCAAGCGCATCCACGACTACTGCGAGCGCCGTCCCCACTACGACGCGGGCGAATACGTCGAGGAGTGGGGCGACGACGGCGCCAAGAAGGGCTGGTGCCTCTACAAAGTAGGATGCAAGGGCCCCTATACCTTCGCCAACTGCGGCCGGATCCGGTTCAACGATGCGATCTCCTGGCCCATCATGGCCGGCCACGGCTGCATCGGCTGCACGGAGCCGAATTTCTGGGACACGATGGCTCCGTTGGAAAAGCCGATCCAGGATGCAACCATCGGCGGCGGCGAAGCGACGGTGGACCACATCGCCATGGGGCTGACGGTGGCAACCGTCGCCGGCATCGCGGCCCATGCCGGGGCAACGGCCTGGGTCCACCGGGACGACAAAGACACCGCAAACAAGGAATAGGCACCGGGAGGAATTCTTATGGCCAAGCGAATGATCATCGATCCCATTACCCGTATCGAGGGGCACCTGAGAATTGAAGTCGAGCTGGACGCCACGAACACCGTCAGGGACGCCTGGAGCAGCATCACCCTGTGGCGTGGATTTGAAACGATCCTGAAGGGACGCGATCCCCGGGACGCCGGCCTCATCACCCAGCGTTTCTGCGGTGTCTGCACGTACGTCCACTACGAAGCCAGCATCCTCGCCTGCGAGGACGCCTTCAAGGTCAGGCCGCCGGCAAACGCCCGGCTCGTCCGGAACCTCATCAGCGGCGCCCAGTATCTCTACGACCACGTCATGCACTTCTACCACCTCCACGGGCTCGACTGGGTGGACATCACCAGTGCCCTGAAGGCGGATCCGAAGAAGGCCGTGGAGATGGCCCGGTCCTACTGCGCGAATCCCTATAACTGCTCCGAAACCCACTACAAGGCGGTGCAGCAGCGCCTGACGAAGTTCGTCCAGTCGGGACGCCTGGGGCCCTTCGCCAACGCCTACTGGGGAAATCCGTCCTACAAGCTGCCCCCGGAGGCCAACCTGATCATCACGTCCCATTACCTGGACGCCCTGCAGGTCTCCAAGATCGGCGCCACCATGACGGCCATCTTCGGAGGCAAGAACCCCCATCCCCAGAGCCTGGTCGTGGGCGGCATCTCCTCGGTCATGGACGCCCTGGACGCCTCACGCCTCGGCGAGTACCTGTTCCGGCTCAGGGAGATGAAGAACTTCATCGAGAACGCCTACATCCCCGACGTTCTCCTGGCGGCGACCTACTACAAGGAAGAAGGCCTCCAGGGACTCGGCGGCGGCGTCAAGAACTACCTGGCCTACGGCGGATTCCCCCTGGACGACGGCTGGACGAGCCTTCTCTTCCCCCGGGGGCTCGTGAAGGCCGCCGACGTGGCGCATCCGATGACCCTGGACGAGGAAAAGATCACCGAGGAAGTCAGCCACGCCTGGTACCAGGACAAGGGGCCCCTCCATCCCTACAAGGGCTGGACGTATCCCGAATACACGGGCTACGACAAGGAAGGACACCTGAAGGGGAACGAAAAGTACTCCTGGTGCAAGGCCCCGCGTTACGACGGCCTCCCCTACGAGGTAGGCCCCCTGGCGCGACTCGTCGTGGCCTACGCGCAGGGACACACGGAGCTCAAGAATCTCATCGACGGGACCCTGAAAGCGGCGGGTCTTCCGGTGACGGTTCTCTTCTCGACCCTCGGCCGGACGGCCGCCCGGGCCATCGAGACGAAATACGTCGCCGACCACATCGAGGGTTGGGTGAACGAATTGATCAAGAACGTCAAGGCCGGCGACACCCGCACCTGGACCAAGTGCGACGTTCCCAAGAAAGGCGAGGGCCGCGGCATGACGGAGCCGCCCCGGGGCGCCCTGGGACACTGGATCCGGATCGAGGACAAGGTGATCGCCAATTACCAGGCCATCGTTCCTTCCACCTGGAACTGCTCGCCCCGCGACAAGGGCGGGCGGCGAGGCCCCTACGAGGAATCCCTGATCGGGTTGAAACTGGCCAAGGCCGACGAGCCTCTGGAGATCATCCGGACGATCCACTCCTTCGATCCGTGCATGGCCTGCGCCGTTCACATCATCGACCCGCAGACCAACGAGATCCGCAAGTACCGGGTGGCATAGGAGAAAGGAGTCTGCCATGGAAAACATCGTCCCGAAAAAGGAATGGTCCGTGGCCATCCGTTACAACCACTGGATCATGGCCTTCTCCATCTTCGCCCTCATCGTGACGGGATTCTACATCGCTTTCCCCTTCACCCTGACCCAGGGCGAAACGGTCAACAAATTCTTCATGGGCAACACGCGCGGTTTCCACGTCTTCTTTGGCGTGCTGCTCCTGTTCCTGTTCGTCTGGCGTCTGTACCTGGCCGTTTTCTCCCGTTTCCATGCCGACTGGAAGGACTTCTTCGCCTGGACGGATATCAACAATACGGTCAAGCAGATCAAGTTCTACCTTCTGGTCTCGAAGGAGCCGCCGGACCACAAGTACCTTTACGGACCTCTCCAGTCCCTGGCCTACGGCGGGCTCCTGTTCATGGTGTTCCTCATTTGCCTGACGGGTCTGATTCTCATGGGGGCGGGGTACCATGCCGGCTGGACGGCCCTGGTCTACCCGGTCCTCAAGCCCTTCGAGATCATCCTGGGGGGGCTGGCCACCGTTCGATACATCCACCACGTCCTGACCTGGGCCTTCGTGCTGTTCATCATCGTTCACGTCTACATGGCCTTCTGGTACGACGTGATCTTCAAGCAGGGCACCGTGTCCTCCATGATCAGCGGCGTGGTCTTCCGGAAGGGCGGCCACTGATCGGAATGTAAAGCGGCGGCAACATACCCGCCGGATCGTGAAAACGTTCTGGGAAAGGGGGAGGCGTTTGACTGCTTCCCCTTTTTCTTATAGAGATCAGTTTCCCATGACGGAAAAGAAGAAACTCATCATTCTGGGCCTGGGCAATATCATCACGAAGGATGAAGGCTTCGGGGTTCACTTTCTCCGCTGGTTCCTGGAGCGCCACCGTCTGCCCGAAGAAGTGGAGGCCATCGACGGAGGAACCCTGGGGTATGTCCTCCTGGGCCTTTTTGACCGTTGCGAGCGGATGATCGTCATCGACACAATCAAGCTGCCGGATCCACCGGGATCGATATACCGGTTCACCCACGAGGAGATGTCCCGGTATCTGCCGCCCCCGACGACGGCCCATGAAGTCAGCTTCTCCGATGTCCTGTGCAAGGCCGAAATGATGGGCGATCTGCCGGAAATCGTCTTTCTGTGCATCGTCCCCCGGGAATGGCGGGACATGGGGCTGGAGATGACGGAGGAAATGACGGAGCGCCTGCCGGTGATGGAACGGCTTCTGCTGATGGAGCTGGAGGCCCTGGGCATCCGGACGGAACCGGTGCACGATGCATGAGTTGTCCCTCGTCCAGTCGCTTCTGGAGATCCTGGAGGAACAGGCGCGAAAGACCCCTTTCGAAAAGGTGAACAGCCTGCTCCTGTCCTTCGGTCGCCTGTCCTGCATCGATCCGCAGGCCCTCGAGTTCGCCTTCTCCGTACAGTCGCGGGGAACCAGGGCCGAGGGGGCCGTTCTCCGGTTTGACATCCGTCCGGTGACCATCTACTGCCTGGGCTGCGAAAAGGAGCTGTCGCCGCCTTCCTTTACGGGCGACTGTCCCGCCTGCGGCGGTGTCGAAGTGCTGCTTACGGGGGGGACGGAGGAGATGAAACTGATCGAAATGGAAGTGGACGGTTGTTGAAAAAACCCCATTCCGCAGTCTGTCAGGAGTAAAAAACCCATGTGCATCGGCTTTCCCGGGAAGATTCTTTCCATCGACGAGGACAATTTCGCTGTCATCGAGATCGGCGGCACGACGCGGGAGGTCTGCCTCGACATCGTGGACGAACCGGTCCGGCCGGGGGATTACGTCATCTCCCACGCCGGCTATGCCATTCACCGGATTGACGAGGCCCTGGCCGTGGAAAAGCTGGCCTTCCTGAAAGAACTGATCGACCATGAAATATATTGACGAATACCGGGACCCCTCGCTGATCCGAGGGCTTCTCACCCGGATCGGGGAGACGGCGGGTTCGCTTGCGGACCGGACCGTCACCCTGATGGAGGTCTGCGGGACTCACACCCAGGCCATTGCCCGTCACGGCCTGAAGGCCCTTCTGCCCGGGAACCTGCGTCTGATCTCGGGTCCCGGCTGCCCCGTCTGCGTCACATCCGCCTGCGACGTGGACACGGCCCTCTACCTCGCCGGCCGGGAGAACGTGACCTTCGCCACTTTCGGAGACATGCTGCGGGTCCCCGGCTCGGGCGGTCGCAGCCTCCAGACGCTGCGGGCCGACGGTGCCGACGTCCGGGTGGTGTCCTCCGCGGCGGACTGCCTCGCCATGGCGGAAGCCGATCCTTCAAAGGACATCGTCTTCATGGGCATCGGCTTCGAAACGACCTCGCCTACGGTGGCCTCCGCGATCCTGGCGGCCCGGAAGCGCGGTCTGACCAACCTGACCGTCTTCTCCGTCCACAAGGTCGTCCCGCCGGTCCTTCAGGCCCTCCTGGACGACCCGTCCCTCCACATCGACGGGTTTCTCTGCCCGGGCCACGTCAGCACCATCACGGGAACGGCCGCCTATGAGCGGATCCCCGCATCGGGCCGGGCGGCGGTCATTACCGGCTTCGAGCCGGCGGACATCCTGGAGGGCGTCCTGATGCTTCTCCGGCAGATCGCAGAGGGGACATTCGACGTGGAGATCCAGTACACCCGGGGGCTCAAGACGGAGGGAAACGCCCGGGCCAGGGAGATCCTGGAGCGGGTGTTCCGCCAGTCCGACGCCGAGTGGCGCGGCCTGGGAACGATCCCCGGCAGCGGCCTCGCATTCCGGGAGGAATTCGGGACCTGGGATGTCCGATCCCGTCATCCCGTCCCCGAAATGCCGGCGGAAGAGATCAAGGGGTGCTCCTGCGGAGAGATCCTCCGGGGTGTCCTCTCCCCCGAGGACTGTCCCCTGTTCCGCCGCGTCTGCACGCCCTCGCAGCCCGTGGGTCCCTGCATGGTCTC includes:
- a CDS encoding tRNA CCA-pyrophosphorylase codes for the protein MQIGTYSIEEYLHLIKSFHGSMAPGLIIGGFMVDMAQQNLPEGEFYDALCETRVCLPDAVQILTPCTIGNGWMKIFDTGRFALTMYEKSTGEGVRVYMDTEKLKAWPQIDSWYFKRVPKREQDSEALLNEIREAATSILSLQRVFVKPEFLEKRRLGPTAVCPSCGEAYPLRDGASCLACQGRSPYTRKGGPTS
- the hypD gene encoding hydrogenase formation protein HypD, translating into MKYIDEYRDPSLIRGLLTRIGETAGSLADRTVTLMEVCGTHTQAIARHGLKALLPGNLRLISGPGCPVCVTSACDVDTALYLAGRENVTFATFGDMLRVPGSGGRSLQTLRADGADVRVVSSAADCLAMAEADPSKDIVFMGIGFETTSPTVASAILAARKRGLTNLTVFSVHKVVPPVLQALLDDPSLHIDGFLCPGHVSTITGTAAYERIPASGRAAVITGFEPADILEGVLMLLRQIAEGTFDVEIQYTRGLKTEGNARAREILERVFRQSDAEWRGLGTIPGSGLAFREEFGTWDVRSRHPVPEMPAEEIKGCSCGEILRGVLSPEDCPLFRRVCTPSQPVGPCMVSSEGTCAAHFKYS
- a CDS encoding HypC/HybG/HupF family hydrogenase formation chaperone, encoding MCIGFPGKILSIDEDNFAVIEIGGTTREVCLDIVDEPVRPGDYVISHAGYAIHRIDEALAVEKLAFLKELIDHEIY
- the cybH gene encoding Ni/Fe-hydrogenase, b-type cytochrome subunit, with the translated sequence MENIVPKKEWSVAIRYNHWIMAFSIFALIVTGFYIAFPFTLTQGETVNKFFMGNTRGFHVFFGVLLLFLFVWRLYLAVFSRFHADWKDFFAWTDINNTVKQIKFYLLVSKEPPDHKYLYGPLQSLAYGGLLFMVFLICLTGLILMGAGYHAGWTALVYPVLKPFEIILGGLATVRYIHHVLTWAFVLFIIVHVYMAFWYDVIFKQGTVSSMISGVVFRKGGH
- the hypA gene encoding hydrogenase maturation nickel metallochaperone HypA; the encoded protein is MHELSLVQSLLEILEEQARKTPFEKVNSLLLSFGRLSCIDPQALEFAFSVQSRGTRAEGAVLRFDIRPVTIYCLGCEKELSPPSFTGDCPACGGVEVLLTGGTEEMKLIEMEVDGC
- a CDS encoding nickel-dependent hydrogenase large subunit is translated as MAKRMIIDPITRIEGHLRIEVELDATNTVRDAWSSITLWRGFETILKGRDPRDAGLITQRFCGVCTYVHYEASILACEDAFKVRPPANARLVRNLISGAQYLYDHVMHFYHLHGLDWVDITSALKADPKKAVEMARSYCANPYNCSETHYKAVQQRLTKFVQSGRLGPFANAYWGNPSYKLPPEANLIITSHYLDALQVSKIGATMTAIFGGKNPHPQSLVVGGISSVMDALDASRLGEYLFRLREMKNFIENAYIPDVLLAATYYKEEGLQGLGGGVKNYLAYGGFPLDDGWTSLLFPRGLVKAADVAHPMTLDEEKITEEVSHAWYQDKGPLHPYKGWTYPEYTGYDKEGHLKGNEKYSWCKAPRYDGLPYEVGPLARLVVAYAQGHTELKNLIDGTLKAAGLPVTVLFSTLGRTAARAIETKYVADHIEGWVNELIKNVKAGDTRTWTKCDVPKKGEGRGMTEPPRGALGHWIRIEDKVIANYQAIVPSTWNCSPRDKGGRRGPYEESLIGLKLAKADEPLEIIRTIHSFDPCMACAVHIIDPQTNEIRKYRVA
- a CDS encoding LysR family transcriptional regulator, with protein sequence MKIRHKIWLESDGKVIFGHGRQELFRAVEACGSLNAAAKKLGMSYRAAWGRVRASEQRLGISLIEKGSHEKGGHLTEEAKHLLKQFEELEARINACIRATEEWFDKQRYVKK
- a CDS encoding hydrogenase small subunit, which produces MDRCKLHLDQMDSELPPPVEDFQDVLKDRGVSRRDFLKWTSIMTGALMLPPIFKPMVARAAEQFSRVPVVWLHMAECTGCSEALLRTSYPNIDDILLDTISLEYHETLMAAAGDQAEQCLEKALHDFPGKFVCVVEGAIPLAMGGKYLTLGPKGKTGLQLAKEVTSKAAMTICIGSCSAFGNIQAAKPNPTDAASVGRALGIETVNIAGCPPNPNNFVGTILHYLMFGGLPALDGLGRPVWAYGKRIHDYCERRPHYDAGEYVEEWGDDGAKKGWCLYKVGCKGPYTFANCGRIRFNDAISWPIMAGHGCIGCTEPNFWDTMAPLEKPIQDATIGGGEATVDHIAMGLTVATVAGIAAHAGATAWVHRDDKDTANKE
- a CDS encoding HyaD/HybD family hydrogenase maturation endopeptidase, coding for MTEKKKLIILGLGNIITKDEGFGVHFLRWFLERHRLPEEVEAIDGGTLGYVLLGLFDRCERMIVIDTIKLPDPPGSIYRFTHEEMSRYLPPPTTAHEVSFSDVLCKAEMMGDLPEIVFLCIVPREWRDMGLEMTEEMTERLPVMERLLLMELEALGIRTEPVHDA